The genomic stretch AGATATAAAGAAGGCCTATGTGGTGAACTTTCTGAACCCAAAGGAGTTTATCCCCGCAGAAGAGGCTGTTTATGTAAGAAGCCCGGACATAAGAAGCCCAATGGGTATGAACCTTTCAGCTTACAGGAGCGAGGAGGAAGCTAGGAAGATGCTTGAAGGAAAACAAGGAGAGATACTGAGGTGGTCTCCTCTTAGAGAGTTCATAAGAAGGGAGTATAAATTTTCTCACTGAGATGCTAGGCTTTGTCTTTTCTGTGATAGTTGTATGTTCTGAGTGTGAGTTTAAGGACCTTCAAAGTGCCATAAATAGTGCAAGGGATTGGGACAGG from Aquificaceae bacterium encodes the following:
- a CDS encoding nitrous oxide reductase accessory protein NosL, which gives rise to MILRVLWAFLLLLFLFSCKSDKPEPIKLGEDVCEYCKMVIADERFAAEVITKKGKVYKFDAIECMVGYFNENEEDIKKAYVVNFLNPKEFIPAEEAVYVRSPDIRSPMGMNLSAYRSEEEARKMLEGKQGEILRWSPLREFIRREYKFSH